From the Musa acuminata AAA Group cultivar baxijiao unplaced genomic scaffold, Cavendish_Baxijiao_AAA HiC_scaffold_1119, whole genome shotgun sequence genome, the window tggatcttctcaatggaatctcaactgatgGTGGAGATACTTGTTCAATTGGTTGAGCATCattaactgtaggtgtatcatcacttacattctcaccatgttcttcttgttcatctcccccatgatcatcatgaattataggtgaaggaactggacctaaactccaaggaatataaacagagttttatgacttctcaatattatcaccatcatcaaacaattggtcttcaagaaacacaatatctctgcttctaataatcttcttgttcactagatcccataatctgtaccgaaACTCtttatgaccatatcccaagaagatacatgattttgctttactatcaagcttagacctctcatctttgggaatatgaacaaatactttacacccaaagactcttaagtgattataagatatatcatttcctctccatactctctctggaagatcacctttcagaggaactgatggagaaagatttatcaaatcaactgtagttctcatagactccccccaaaatgactttggtaacttggcatgggaaagcatacacctaatcctttcttcaattattctattcttcctttctgtcacaccgttctgttgaggagttttaggaactgttttctcaagcctgataccatataacctacaataattctcaaaatgacccctgtactcgccaccattatctgatcgaatacactttagttttccaccagtttctctttcaacattgacatgaaactccttaaaaacatcgagtacctgatctttagatttcaaaacaaaggcccacacttttctagaatggtcatcaataaaagtaacaaaataaagagcacctccaagagttctagtttgcatagtacaaacatcagtatgaactaaatcaataacatttgatcttctagatgatggatatgtctaaaATGCAaccctatgtgtttttccaactaaacaatgatcacaagatttaagagatgtaccgtgcaactctagtaagaactactttctagcaagatTTTGAAGTCCCTTTTTGcttatatgtccaagcctcttgtgccaaagatctatactttcacctttttgaattacattaatctctcctttgtgtagcttagttttcatgacataaaaagagttaatcttctttcctcttgccacaattagagaacctttagtgagtttccatttactttcaccaaaataatgtgcaaagccttcatcatcaagtctacatgtagatatcaagttaagacgaatatctggaacatgccttacatctttgagtatcaatttgctcccaatactggtctccaagcaaatatctccaatatccacaatcttagatgtaccactgtttcccattctgatattaccaaaatcaccagtagtgtaagatctaaagaaatcaccaagagaagtgacatgaaatgaagcaccaaagtcaattacccaattactgtcctgagctataagactaacacaaccttcatcacagacaatagtgatattaccttcagcagcaactgtattggtctctttctcatttttcttcatttcattctgttctcgcttccaaaacatacactctttctttatgtgacctggcatgttacagtgaaaacatttgatatctcttctagacttggatcttcctctataaccatgtggatttctgctatgacttcttccacgtctttcctgtttttcagtaacaaatgccccaaaagaagattcaccctgttctttccttctggcatcttaatttagcaaactatctttaaccatatctatagttagagtctcctctggcgtggagttacaaatagtcaccacatacgtttcccaactttctggtaaagagctaagaagtaataatccttgcatctcatcatctatattcattttcatagcaaccaacttatttgcaagactctgaaataggcttatgtgctcaacaatattgccatcatctttatacttcaaatttacaagtcttctgatgagagaaattctatttcccattgtctttttcgcaaagaggttttctaacctttgccaaacaacatcagctctggtttcatcagaaatatgctcatgcaagtttatatccatccatcttctaatataagcaatgacttttctatgttgaacttctcattcttcatcgtccatagtagaaggtttatctttaattttgataggcttatacaaatctttgcaatagagcaaatctttcaTCAAACACCtccaagtgaaataatttgatgagttcaatttaatcataccatctaactgctccatttcaatcacacaagaaaaactagcaccaaacaacctgttgttctgataccacttgttgggaaaaacctgttaaagcggaataatcttttccctctttgtgtagcaaaatgagtttctcatcaaaacaccaaatgtaaatatcaaccagcacagcataaacaatagagcaaaaaatcaatcacactgtgagaccaaatcttttaatgtggaaaacccaatatgggaaaaatcacgggaccatagtccacctcaaacttccactatcaataataatgataacaggtttacaataggtcttttctagaataactagaggatcataataacatcaagaacatatatcttggctctagcatatcatcatataggatgtatctcttcaaaagaAAAGTCtaagtctcacaaagtgggtatagcaggaaagtacctcgaagagggtaaactatatatcaacaccgttaggattgtagagtttactacaacaattctccatataaaatttaggccaaaactgacaacgtttgaccaccgatcgtcaaataGAAAACTCATAattctaatctttctctctccattTCTCTGCACGCCGTCACACGCTCACctccacacacacacgcacacatggACACTGTACTATCTAATTTtatcctttctctcttaattattgatatCTTTGATTTGAGCTCAAAcagcccaatttgtccaagcccacatatgagcTGGACCCAACATATAATAGGGTGGCTTACAAGTTGGTACGTTGAGTTAGACTTGTTATTATCGGATGGGCCTACAATGTGTTCAAAAGTCAAAAATGTTATCAATGAGATGCATCATATTATTAGTAGTGACAGAAGATAGACTTTATTTCACACTACTCAAACACACACTAAACTCAAACATAGATGCCTGCAACAGACATTGGCATCCTTATTCATCATGGCACACAGAGATAGAGATAGATAGTCAACACCCTCCACAAGGGTTGGCTAAGCCAGCATCACGTAGACTCCAAATGCAGTGAGATACTCTTCAGTTGCATGACCAAAGAAGCCCTTAATCTCGTCATATTCTACATTGACTTCGAAAAAGGTTCCACCCCCACCTCCATATGGACCGTATGTCTTTGCAAGATTGGTGGTAAACGTGAGTTGAGATACACATGGAAATTCAGAACAGTCGTGTTTGACATACCCAGAAACGGAGGTGAGGTATTCATCTTGCATGAGACTAAACTGCGAGGCAATTAGAGCGATGATAGATTTAGCGACTTATATATTTGATAGCAGGTATTAGAaggagggaggggaaggcaaAAGAATAGATGCATGGAGGTTGGAGAGGCATGCCTGGAATAGTTCACCGCCGGGGCCTCCATATCTGGGAGTTACGCGAGTGGTTCCGTCGATGTCGAAGGTTATCTTAATGGAGTTTACGCATGAAGCAGCCCCAATGCTGATGCCATTGATTTTGTCTGCAGGTTCCATGGCCCAACGAGACTCGTTGTCGCATGGACATTTGGGGACGCCCCCTCGGGCATGCGCGGCCGTCTTGATCTGGTTGGAAGCCTGCACCACCATGCATCATCCATCACAAACCACATAGAGTTAGAATAGAAACTGCAGTACTACATAATAGATAGGCCTCCCTCTAAAGGAAGCAAAGCTATATTCTTTCGGTGGAGGCAGAGTATCTATATAGCGTCTCTCTCACCATCAGCGAGCTTATGAAGGAAGGAACTCCTCTCACACCGGATGATATGCAAACACACTCGACTCGACGGGGAGAGAGAGGATGgatgggggggtatttatagaaccaaaaggtGCATGAAGTTGTCCAATATTTATGTATGAATGGAACTTGTAACAAcaatagagaaagaaagaagcagTAAGGGTACCGCTTCCAAGTCAATGTTTAAGCATTGGATTCATATTGACCATTTATTGGTTTGGAAAATGTGAATACTAGTTAAGTCTGTTGGATTACTTAAAATATGACTTCCAAGTTCAGCTCAATCCAAAGTCAGTAGATATATTATCACTCCATGCTTATCTTTGTTTATAATACGAATGACTTGCATTAAATCTGTATACGAATGATCCTATCTTCTACGTGTATTAACATCAAGCagtctctcttttcttcttcttctttccttccttttcATTGTAGAAATCTTATCGGTTCAAACATGATTGTGCGATATCATAACACCGCCTTCTTACCTTTGAATTCAGACTGGACAAAACAAATAGGGCTGATCATTTTTCACTGCATGCTGATCAGAAGACTCCTGGGAGTATTTTGctattttattttgatgaaagaaCTTTTAAGAATAATACTCTTCTAGTCATTCAATATGAATTTACGTTTGTCTCGTGGACCATTGGGCTTcggtcatatttaattaaaagaccagaaaaataatagtattggcttaatcttccaAGCCAAACAAGTGAAATTTGACATTGTAGAAGATCCATTCTCGTTCACCACATTAGTATATTTATCTTATATCTAAAATTAATTATTCCTTCGAATGATCATACCATTATTCATAATTGTGCAACAGACTTATGGTTGGAAAGTTCAAGTTTTGAATAGTAATGTAAGTTAAATTTAAACTAATTGTTACCAATCCTATACTTGTCCATGGAGATACATAATTGTGCCAATANNNNNNNNNNNNNNNNNNNNNNNNNNNNNNNNNNNNNNNNNNNNNNNNNNNNNNNNNNNNNNNNNNNNNNNNNNNNNNNNNNNNNNNNNNNNNNNNNNNNNNNNNNNNNNNNNNNNNNNNNNNNNNNNNNNNNNNNNNNNNNNNNNNNNNNNNNNNNNNNNNNNNNNNNNNNNNNNNNNNNNNNNNNNNNNNNNNNNNNNNNNNNNNNNNNNNNNNNNNNNNNNNNNNNNNNNNNNNNNNNNNNNNNNNNNNNNNNNNNNNNNNNNNNNNNNNNNNNNNNNNNNNNNNNNNNNNNNNNNNNNNNNNNNNNNNNNNNNNNNNNNNNNNNNNNNNNNNNNNNNNNNNNNNNNNNNNNNNNNNNNNNNNNNNNNNNNNNNNNNNNNNNNNNNNNNNNNNNNNNNNNNNNNNNNNNNNNNNNNNNNNNNNNNNNNNNNNNNNNNNNNNNNNNNNNNNNNNNNNNNNNNNNNNNNNNNNNNNNNNNNNNNNNNNNNNNNNNNNNNNNNNNNNNNNNNNNNNNNNNNNNNNNNNNNNNNNNNNNNNNNNNNNNNNNNNNNNNNNNNNNNNNNNNNNNNNNNNNNNNNNNNNNNNNNNNNNNNNNNNNNNNNNNNNNNNNNNNNNNNNNNNNNNNNNNNNNNNNNNNNNNNNNNNNNNNNNNNNNNNNNNNNNNNNNNNNNNNNNNNNNNNNNNNNNNNNNNNNNNNNNNNNNNNNNNNNNNNNNNNNNNNNNNNNNNNNNNNNNNNNNNNNNNNNNNNNNNNNNNNNNNNNNNNNNNNNNNNNNNNNNNNNNNNNNNNNNNNNNNNNNNNNNNNNNNNNNNNNNNNNNNNNNNNNNNNNNNNNNNNNNNNNNNNNNNNNNNNNNNNNNNNNNNNNNNNNNNNNNNNNNNNNNNNNNNNNNNNNNNNNNNNNNNNNNNNNNNNNNNNNNNNNNNNNNNNNNNNNNNNNNNNNNNNNNNNNNNNNNNNNNNNNNNNNNNNNNNNNNNNNNNNNNNNNNNNNNNNNNNNCaaccagtcattgggagtggcagtcgatcttacgagggctattaagtgtcgatagaggatcatccactctcagcatcataagaggaatatcccatgtgtttttactcatacaaatccctggctatggtcattcagattgagagagaaagagttctccgggagaatctaattagagcgagactcgagtagaaaccgtataggtctgacagcaccatgcccggtatacagtctctaggatattaaatggacGAGAGACTAtgaacacggtaactaaggacagacaagtccaatggattggattaccctgtatcgtctggggattacggcgtagtgacctagtacatctgtagtcgatgagtcgagtgaattattataaagataataattcactaagccagaaagagttctgataggtatgactcatggccagctcaatattgggcctagatggtcacacacatatggtaggcgttgcgatgagtagaggttcagatatgagatatctgttggagcccctaacttattggatatccaataagcccctgaattattggatcctatggatgagatccaataagagcccataagagattattagatagagatccactaatctaagaggcttgggtagttggatgcatATTTAATATCCAATAAgagatgatccattagggtttgacagaggacctctataaatatgagggattcagtggttcatagactaaagcctttgcttgcctttcctattctcctccccctctccacctcagagcaggcctagagttttgaggtgcgtcgtcgcagccctgctatgtggatcattgctagagaggaggacgcttgacctccttcaccctctcctagaaatctataaggattcagggatatacgatctccctagataatacaatctattctatacgcagttttgagtttcgcaccAATCTTATTTTATCATGtgtctaaattttattttattttatcatgtGTCTAAATTTATTTCAAACTTTAATTATACATTCTAAATTGTTTTTTTACTAGCATTAATtaatatcataattattttatttaagtaTCTAATAATCATCAGGTcaagagccaaaaaaaaaaaaaaccctgttTAACAGCCTATGAAAGAAGAGGATGTAACTATAAAAACACAAAATAATTTAGGTATatgacaaaaagaagaagaagaagaagaagatgatggagtAAGTTCTATGGGGTACACCGCACAGATAAAGACTAATTTGATATGGGTCGGCCGATAACAACGTATTAACACACACAACTTGGAGCCTTCAACAGTTTAATTTAGATCCAAACACACTTGGGTAAAAGATACTGGAGGAGTCTTGCCATTCCTCCAGTATCGGGCAACCTCCCGAAAACAATACCTTAATCGGACGACTCATCGACCGCTGCTCGGCACGAGCTGGCGAAGACAACTCGGAGTTACTCGAGCGGCCTGCCACCGAGCACCTCGTCAGCCTTCGCGCTGATCAGCTCCCAAGCACTCGCCACGTGGCGATGCTCGGTAAGCGTCGCCCCGACCGCGAAACGCAGCACGTACTTCCCGCCCAACACCGTGTGCGTCACGTACGCCCTCCCGCTGCCGTTGACCAGCGCCAGCAGCCTCCGGTTGTCCGCCTCCGCCGCAGCCTCCCCTCCGCCCCGAGCCCTGATGCGGAAGCACACCAGCGCGAACCTCCGCGGAGCCACCACCTCGAACCGGCTGTCCGCCCGCACCATCCCCTCGAACACCCGCGCCATCTCCACGTCGCTCCGGATGTGCGCCTGCAGCCCCGCGACGCCGTATGTCCGCAGCACCATCCAGAGCTTGAGTGCTCGGAACCGGCGACCCACCCCCACCTGCAGGTCCTTGCAGTCGACCACCAGGCCGGACTCGCTGGGCCCGTTCTTGAGGTACTCCGGGTTAGTCCCCAGCGACTCGGCCAGCCGCGGCCGGTCCCGGAGCCAGAGGCAGGTGCAGTCGAGGCCGGTGAGCAGCCACTTGTGGGGGCTGATGCTGAGGGAGTCCGCTCGCTCCACCCCGTCGAGGAAGCGCCGGAACTCGGGGCAGATGCACGCGCTGCCCGCGTACGCCGCGTCCACGTGCACCCACGCGCCGAACTCGGCGGCCACATCGGCGATGAGGCCCAAGGGATCCACTGCAGTGGAGGAGGTGGTCCCCACGGTGGCGCAGACGTAGGCGGGCACAAGACCCGCCGCCGCGTCGGCCGCCATCGCGTCGCGGAGTCGGGCCGCCACAAGCGCGTACCCCGAACCGGGTCGAGTCGGGATCAACCGGACGTTGGTCTGGTCGAACCCGGCGATTCTGCATGCCTTGGCGAACGTGGAATGGGTCTGGTCGGAGCCGTAGGCCACGAGGCGGCTGATCGGGACGCCTCCGGCCCGGCGGACCGCGCCGTCGCGGGAGGCCACGAGAGTGCAAAGGATGGCCTCGCTGGTGGTGGCGTGTATGACGCCGCCGCCTCCACCGCCGCTGTCCGAGGAGGATCGAAAAGCAGGCGGCAGTCGAAGCAGCTGCGCCAGCCAGTCAAGTACGAGCTCCTCGAGCTCCGTGGCAGCAGGACAGGACAGCCAGGTGAAGGCGACGGGGTTGAGCGCGGAGGCGATGAAGTCCCCGACGAGGGCCGCGGAGCCGAGTGTGGCAGGGAAGTAAGCAAAGAAGTTGGGGCTGGCCCAGTTGGTCATGCCGGGAAGCACCGCACCGCGGATGTCGCGGAGGGCGTCCTCGAGGGTGGCGCCGCAGGGGGGTGGGGCGGCCGGCATGAGGTGGCGGAGGTAGCCGGGCTGCACTTGTGGCAGCACGGGTTGCGTGTCCACGTTCTTATAATAGTCCACGATGAAGTCGACGGAGAGCAGCAGTTGCTCTCTAAGATCATCGAGGTCCAAGGGCTTGAAGCCATCAATCGTAACCACGGGGAGGTTGGCATCAAGGCTTCCCATGGCACACGAAGAAGGAGGAAGAAGGCTGATAGGATGAAGAGAGCGGGAGGGCAGGTTGGGCTCGTTATATACAGGCGAAGaagggtgggtgggtgggtgcaGAAGCAGAGGGAGGATCAAATGCGCTCGAGGAAACACGGGGGATGATAGAGGTGGGGCACGGTCGCTTCAGATAGGGGTTTGACCCGAGGAGACGGGGCACGGGGAGGGAAGGGTGACACGTGGGAGTGGAGAGTGCCCGCGTGGCGACCAGTGCGGGTGAAAACAAAGAGCGGGACGAAGTGATGACTCTTCGCGTGCATGGGGAGCAGAAAGCACCGAAATGGTTGGATCACATGAACCGTATGCAACAAAGCCCAATTGATCCAAATTGGACTGTCATATTGAATCGAATGGATGCTTCAAACAGCTGTTTATATTATTTACAAGAAGACTTCTCTGATGCTCATCAACCGAAGTAGATTTTTGTAGATATAGAAACGGTAGAGGAAGTAAAAGAGACTTCCTGTTGAGACTTCCTGTTGATTGCATCGTCGAGTCCATTCTGTAAACGAAGAAAGGATAGTAGACAGGTGTGCGGTGAAGCTATTTGGATGGACAGCAACGTTTCGTAACATGAAGAGTTGGTGAACTCTATCGACCTGTCTTACCGGCTGGCATTGACGTGGCTTGTGATTCACGTCTTTGGTTTTTTGGTGGTTTGCATGGATCAAAGATGTGCAGACTGCATTCTTCATGTTCACGGCTGAGTCGTTCGTGTTCCTTCTTCTTTGACGTATTCATTGACGATTTGGATCCGTGCAGCAAAGAAACAAATGCGTACCTAAATAACGCTAATGTGGTTGGTTGCTAATGGACGCATGTTTCACGTACGTGTTCATTGAAAGATTGGATCCGTGCAGGAAAGAAATAAATGCGTACCTAAATAACGCTAATGTGGTTGGTCTCTAATGGACTCATGTTTCACCTGATAGAGTTGAGATGTACATGTACAATTCAAGAGTCTTTTGGGTTGGTGTGAGGGGAGTTAATATTCTGAGAACTGAAAGCATGGCATGGCTGTGGGGGAACTACGCGATGAAATGAGAGACCGACGTCGACTGGTTTGAGTTGGATTCCCACACAACTTTCGattataatacttgcaataattcCTGTTAAAATGAGCACGAATCgggaaacaaaaaacaaaaagtttTTCTCTGAAAAtatgcatttttgcttttctttttcaaatagtacctctattttttttttatcataaattggcactaattttaataatttcaaaaatatctcTTTATCCATCGCTCTCGTTATCTC encodes:
- the LOC103999582 gene encoding tryptophan decarboxylase 1, with the protein product MGSLDANLPVVTIDGFKPLDLDDLREQLLLSVDFIVDYYKNVDTQPVLPQVQPGYLRHLMPAAPPPCGATLEDALRDIRGAVLPGMTNWASPNFFAYFPATLGSAALVGDFIASALNPVAFTWLSCPAATELEELVLDWLAQLLRLPPAFRSSSDSGGGGGGVIHATTSEAILCTLVASRDGAVRRAGGVPISRLVAYGSDQTHSTFAKACRIAGFDQTNVRLIPTRPGSGYALVAARLRDAMAADAAAGLVPAYVCATVGTTSSTAVDPLGLIADVAAEFGAWVHVDAAYAGSACICPEFRRFLDGVERADSLSISPHKWLLTGLDCTCLWLRDRPRLAESLGTNPEYLKNGPSESGLVVDCKDLQVGVGRRFRALKLWMVLRTYGVAGLQAHIRSDVEMARVFEGMVRADSRFEVVAPRRFALVCFRIRARGGGEAAAEADNRRLLALVNGSGRAYVTHTVLGGKYVLRFAVGATLTEHRHVASAWELISAKADEVLGGRPLE